A single genomic interval of Aureliella helgolandensis harbors:
- a CDS encoding Gfo/Idh/MocA family protein, producing MQPRRDFLKTSAAGSAAVAATLWNARMSAAQEASNKPRIAAIGVGGSRGRYSQGGGIARRASKFGEMIAVCDVDDLHTAEFNKDFGDKLGMYRDYRDLLSKEKPDVVTIGTPDHWHVPIAIAALRAGSDVYCEKPLTLTIDEGKQICQVVKETGRVFQVGTQQRSQDNSRFLKAIAMVHSGRLGKNVNAYVAIGGAPTCEPIEGSAAPDDLDWNMWVGPAQAVEYSEKRRKEFRWFYQYSGGKMTDWGAHHIDIAQWALGHQDSGPVKISGTGTLPSIVPAEFDWAGLFKGDATLPPAFNTAVNFSIDLEYADGAKMSVNDVYKRESDNVDFGNGILLEGDAGRIFVNRGKLEGRPIDQLTEKDNQELDAIIIELCKGKQPGNHMGNFFDCREDGSLPISDVYTHHRTMTACHLCNIALMLKRDLNWDPKAERFVNDEAANALLSRESRPGFTA from the coding sequence AGAAGCGTCGAACAAGCCCAGAATTGCAGCGATCGGTGTAGGGGGTAGCCGCGGTCGTTATAGCCAGGGAGGTGGCATCGCGCGACGCGCATCGAAATTCGGGGAAATGATTGCCGTGTGCGACGTCGATGACCTGCACACAGCGGAGTTCAATAAAGACTTCGGCGACAAATTGGGAATGTACCGCGACTACCGCGACCTGTTGAGTAAAGAGAAGCCCGATGTGGTTACCATCGGCACACCAGACCATTGGCACGTTCCCATTGCAATCGCTGCCCTGCGCGCTGGCAGCGACGTCTACTGCGAAAAACCGCTGACGTTGACGATCGATGAAGGCAAGCAAATTTGCCAAGTGGTCAAGGAGACCGGTCGAGTATTCCAAGTGGGTACCCAACAACGCAGCCAAGACAACTCGCGATTCCTCAAGGCCATTGCCATGGTCCACAGTGGCCGGCTCGGAAAAAATGTGAACGCTTACGTTGCGATTGGTGGAGCCCCCACGTGCGAACCGATTGAGGGTTCCGCAGCCCCCGACGATCTTGACTGGAACATGTGGGTTGGGCCAGCTCAAGCGGTCGAGTACAGTGAGAAACGTCGGAAGGAATTCCGCTGGTTCTATCAATATTCAGGTGGAAAAATGACCGACTGGGGAGCCCACCACATCGACATTGCCCAGTGGGCGTTGGGACATCAAGATTCCGGTCCCGTTAAGATCAGCGGAACAGGCACCTTGCCGAGTATCGTGCCAGCCGAATTCGACTGGGCTGGCCTTTTCAAAGGTGATGCAACCCTTCCCCCAGCGTTCAACACTGCCGTGAACTTCAGTATCGATCTGGAGTATGCAGATGGCGCCAAAATGAGTGTCAACGATGTTTACAAACGTGAATCGGACAACGTGGACTTCGGAAACGGAATCCTGCTTGAAGGGGACGCAGGACGAATTTTCGTCAACCGCGGAAAGCTAGAAGGACGCCCGATTGATCAGTTGACCGAAAAAGACAATCAGGAACTCGACGCTATCATCATTGAACTGTGCAAGGGCAAGCAACCAGGCAACCACATGGGTAATTTCTTCGACTGTCGAGAAGATGGTAGCCTGCCGATTTCGGATGTCTACACCCACCACCGCACCATGACCGCTTGCCACCTGTGCAATATTGCCCTCATGCTGAAACGCGACTTGAACTGGGATCCCAAGGCAGAGCGTTTTGTCAACGATGAAGCGGCCAACGCGTTGCTGAGCCGTGAGAGTCGCCCCGGGTTTACGGCTTAA
- a CDS encoding type 2 periplasmic-binding domain-containing protein: protein MALLSIEIELSEDAFSQQVADWLVACRARIELYWDQFPQKPLPQYIECDFNLVASALTECVQRDLIDGRLFVEWGCGFGVVTGVAGILGLDAIGVEAEPFLCEEGRKLLKDNQVDAEIWQGNFLPRGAKRLAEDTDPLVSLTHDLEPAYDSYDMPLEDFAIVFAYPWPGEEHFLRLVFDRFARSGALLLMFRGPYHIELYRKR from the coding sequence ATGGCACTCCTTTCCATTGAAATTGAATTGTCGGAAGACGCATTCTCCCAACAGGTGGCAGATTGGTTGGTTGCCTGTCGCGCCAGAATCGAACTCTACTGGGATCAATTCCCGCAAAAACCACTGCCACAATACATAGAATGCGACTTCAACCTCGTAGCCAGCGCGTTAACTGAGTGCGTCCAACGCGACCTGATCGATGGGCGCCTCTTTGTCGAATGGGGGTGCGGCTTTGGTGTCGTTACAGGAGTGGCCGGTATTCTTGGATTGGATGCCATTGGTGTCGAGGCAGAGCCATTTTTGTGTGAGGAGGGGCGCAAGCTGCTCAAGGACAACCAAGTTGATGCCGAAATATGGCAGGGGAATTTTCTACCGCGGGGCGCCAAACGCTTGGCGGAAGATACCGATCCACTCGTGTCGCTCACCCATGATTTGGAGCCCGCCTACGATTCATATGATATGCCGCTGGAAGATTTTGCCATTGTGTTTGCCTATCCATGGCCAGGCGAGGAGCATTTTCTGCGACTCGTGTTTGATCGTTTTGCCAGATCCGGCGCGCTGCTGCTGATGTTTCGCGGACCCTATCACATCGAACTCTATCGCAAACGCTAA
- a CDS encoding amidohydrolase family protein, whose amino-acid sequence MLKLNLQVLLCLVACTSLVRASDQIPGAPQSHPIAIKGATLHTVAGETLVGATLLLEAGKITAIGNDPTLPADTQVIEAPGKHVYPSLIEAYSDIGLVEVNSVRATEDARETGSNNANVRAAAAFNPDSEIIPVNRANGVLLAASVPSGSLIAGRSAMMMLDGWTWESMTLKADLGMHLRSPTSKSGWQSLETIFEQAQRYGEAVGTSETRQPRDLRLEALSRVLQQEMPLIVSADGVGQIANSIAFGQRFGLKVIIYGGAEAGECLELLRSENIPVIVSAVYRNPSHRHAAYDAAYSLPNRLHEAGIAFCISAGGRFGASGVRNLPYNAGTAAAYGLPEAVALRAITLSPAEILGVADRVGALRVGMDATLFVADGDILETATQVESAFIQGRVVDLDNRHKQLYRKYSAKYDQQAAAE is encoded by the coding sequence ATGTTAAAACTCAATTTACAAGTCCTGCTCTGCCTCGTTGCCTGCACCAGCCTTGTTCGGGCCTCCGACCAAATTCCAGGCGCTCCTCAATCACATCCGATAGCCATCAAAGGTGCAACGCTACACACCGTTGCCGGAGAAACACTCGTCGGTGCCACGTTGCTGTTGGAAGCCGGCAAGATCACCGCCATAGGGAACGACCCGACGTTGCCCGCAGATACGCAAGTCATTGAGGCACCGGGCAAGCACGTCTATCCCAGTCTGATCGAAGCCTATTCCGATATTGGCCTTGTCGAAGTCAACTCGGTGCGGGCAACAGAGGATGCACGCGAAACGGGAAGCAACAATGCGAATGTGAGAGCGGCAGCTGCATTCAACCCCGATAGCGAAATCATTCCTGTAAATCGCGCCAACGGTGTACTACTTGCTGCCAGCGTCCCAAGCGGCTCCCTGATCGCCGGACGTTCCGCAATGATGATGCTCGATGGTTGGACCTGGGAGTCCATGACGCTCAAGGCGGACCTGGGAATGCACTTGCGCAGCCCGACGTCAAAATCGGGCTGGCAATCGTTGGAAACGATTTTTGAGCAGGCCCAACGCTACGGGGAGGCGGTCGGAACTTCGGAGACGCGGCAGCCACGCGACCTGCGCCTGGAAGCCCTCAGTCGCGTCTTGCAGCAGGAGATGCCTTTGATCGTGTCGGCCGATGGTGTTGGACAGATTGCGAACAGCATCGCCTTCGGGCAACGGTTCGGTTTGAAAGTCATTATTTATGGTGGTGCCGAAGCGGGGGAATGCCTCGAACTACTGCGCTCTGAGAATATTCCCGTCATTGTCTCGGCCGTCTATCGCAACCCCTCGCATCGCCATGCCGCCTATGACGCAGCCTACTCACTCCCCAATCGATTGCATGAGGCTGGCATCGCGTTCTGCATTTCGGCGGGAGGAAGATTCGGTGCCAGTGGCGTGCGGAACTTGCCATACAACGCTGGAACCGCTGCCGCTTATGGATTGCCCGAAGCGGTCGCGCTGCGCGCCATCACGCTCAGTCCGGCTGAAATTCTCGGAGTCGCCGATCGTGTCGGTGCTCTTCGTGTGGGGATGGACGCAACACTGTTTGTGGCCGATGGGGATATTCTAGAAACTGCAACCCAAGTCGAATCGGCTTTCATCCAAGGACGTGTCGTTGATTTAGACAATCGCCACAAGCAACTCTACCGCAAGTATTCAGCAAAATACGATCAGCAAGCAGCGGCCGAGTAG
- a CDS encoding amidohydrolase family protein translates to MNQHCTFSHSLARRWGNAPAWFGYCLVILAGLPSASAADPTNTSPAVGVRYQPPSSVVLRNAQVVVRAGQVLEQADVLIRDGKLASIGVDLDVPAGTESLDFSGRILYPAFVDPLVEMEGGTSTPVAGYWNAQVTPEYRLGERLVTDADKLQGLRQAGVGTALAAPQRGIVKGQSCIVSTGTQALSGRMLQSASFLHLQLYPHRRERGSYPTSPMGAVALVRQAFYDADWYAASQRAVKADARLPFPEHNDALEALGAALAGDQRVIIDGNNEMYAARADQLAREFSLQLVIRGSGREYRRLQDVAKMGRMWIVPVDFPAAPSLDTQAEIADTTLQTLMHWRLAPENPGRLESAGVPFVLTSDGLAKSADLLPNVRRAIKHGLSEATALRALTEGPAKLLKIDASVGTLEIGKFANLLVAAGPLFAEDTKLLETWVQGERDIWEDDLPLDPRGAWEIEDESVALAEFRLEISGTPKKLKAHLERPGKQDKPQKVELRKPTLSSYQFNAAFQTDALKLAEPTSYGSGLAQLSATVLDRSDVLQLQGTVVWPDGQRTHFSATKDAELQTDEGGEAPDESSEAEEASEDQSEEKSEEKSEEKSEEKSEEKSEEKSTPEFVACDVNFPLGAYGVTDLPAQVDWLVIRDATVWTSGPAGRLENADLLVHQGMIEAVGMDLPVPQGTVELSGQGWHVSPGIIDCHSHMATDGGVNESGQAVTAEVRISDFIDPADITIYRQLAGGVTTSNILHGSANPIGGQNQVIKLRWGASAEALKMDGAPAGIKFALGENVKQSNWSEPTNRYPQTRMGVEQLMRDRFEAALSYQQEHAEWRKTSGRLPPRRDLELDAIVEILEGERWIHCHSYRQDEILTMLRVLEDYQITIGSLQHILEGYKVADAMAKHGATGSTFSDWWAYKMEVFDAIPFNGALMHRAGVVVSFNSDDAELARHLNHEAAKAVKYGGLSPEEALKFVTLNPAKQLRIDAMVGSLEPGKQADFVIWNRSPLSTMSVCQQTWIDGRCYFDREEDVSRQQRDAELHRKLVQSAQGGGANSGSGSHREDPSTWWVRFDEFCHHGHHEHDHAHDHEH, encoded by the coding sequence TTGAACCAGCACTGCACATTTTCCCACTCCCTCGCCAGACGCTGGGGCAACGCACCAGCTTGGTTCGGCTACTGCTTGGTGATCTTGGCTGGCCTGCCTAGTGCCAGCGCTGCGGATCCAACGAATACCTCCCCTGCTGTGGGAGTTCGCTACCAACCGCCCAGTTCTGTCGTACTGCGAAATGCACAGGTGGTCGTGCGAGCAGGGCAAGTTTTGGAGCAGGCGGATGTACTAATTCGTGATGGCAAACTGGCCTCCATCGGCGTTGACCTCGACGTGCCAGCGGGAACGGAGAGCCTCGACTTTAGCGGAAGAATACTCTACCCCGCCTTTGTTGACCCCTTGGTTGAAATGGAGGGAGGAACGTCCACTCCCGTGGCGGGCTATTGGAATGCTCAGGTCACACCGGAGTATCGACTGGGGGAACGGTTGGTGACCGATGCCGACAAGCTTCAGGGGCTGCGCCAGGCTGGGGTCGGCACCGCGCTGGCTGCTCCTCAACGAGGCATCGTCAAAGGGCAAAGCTGCATTGTTTCAACCGGGACGCAGGCCTTGAGTGGGCGCATGCTTCAGTCCGCATCCTTCCTACACCTCCAGCTCTATCCGCACCGCCGTGAACGTGGTTCCTATCCGACCAGTCCTATGGGAGCAGTGGCATTGGTGCGGCAGGCCTTTTATGATGCGGATTGGTATGCGGCATCCCAGCGGGCTGTCAAAGCCGATGCGCGTTTACCATTTCCAGAGCATAATGATGCACTTGAGGCGTTGGGAGCCGCTCTGGCTGGAGACCAACGCGTGATCATTGACGGCAACAACGAAATGTACGCCGCACGCGCCGACCAATTGGCTCGCGAATTTTCATTGCAGCTAGTGATTCGCGGATCGGGGCGGGAATACCGACGCCTGCAGGACGTGGCCAAGATGGGGCGGATGTGGATTGTCCCTGTCGATTTTCCCGCGGCACCCAGCTTGGATACCCAGGCCGAAATTGCCGATACCACTTTGCAAACTTTAATGCACTGGCGGCTTGCTCCGGAAAACCCTGGCCGTCTCGAATCCGCAGGTGTGCCATTTGTGCTAACCAGTGATGGGCTGGCGAAATCCGCAGACCTGCTTCCCAACGTGCGTCGCGCCATCAAGCATGGCTTAAGCGAGGCAACCGCGCTTCGCGCCCTGACCGAAGGCCCCGCTAAACTGCTGAAGATTGACGCCTCGGTCGGTACGCTGGAAATTGGAAAGTTCGCCAATTTACTGGTCGCCGCTGGCCCTCTGTTCGCTGAAGATACCAAGCTGCTCGAGACCTGGGTGCAGGGCGAGCGGGACATTTGGGAGGATGACTTACCACTGGATCCTCGTGGAGCTTGGGAAATTGAGGACGAGTCCGTAGCTCTCGCCGAGTTTCGACTGGAAATTTCCGGTACCCCGAAAAAACTTAAAGCTCATTTAGAACGACCAGGCAAACAGGACAAGCCGCAAAAAGTGGAGCTGCGCAAGCCGACCCTCTCAAGTTATCAATTCAACGCGGCCTTCCAGACCGACGCCCTGAAACTTGCCGAACCGACTTCGTATGGCTCTGGACTCGCTCAGCTCTCTGCCACCGTTCTCGATCGTTCGGACGTCCTGCAATTGCAGGGGACAGTCGTGTGGCCAGACGGACAACGCACCCATTTCTCCGCAACGAAGGATGCGGAGCTTCAAACCGACGAAGGGGGAGAGGCACCTGACGAATCTTCAGAGGCCGAAGAAGCCTCCGAAGACCAGTCTGAAGAGAAGTCCGAAGAGAAGTCCGAAGAGAAGTCCGAAGAGAAGTCCGAAGAGAAGTCCGAAGAGAAGTCCACGCCCGAGTTTGTCGCCTGTGACGTGAACTTTCCGCTAGGGGCGTACGGTGTCACCGACCTGCCGGCTCAGGTTGATTGGCTGGTAATTCGCGACGCTACCGTATGGACCAGTGGACCGGCTGGGCGACTGGAAAACGCCGACTTGCTCGTCCATCAGGGAATGATTGAAGCCGTCGGAATGGACTTGCCCGTCCCGCAGGGAACCGTTGAGCTGTCGGGCCAGGGCTGGCATGTATCGCCAGGCATCATTGACTGTCACTCGCACATGGCCACCGATGGCGGCGTGAATGAGTCGGGGCAAGCGGTCACCGCCGAAGTGCGCATCAGTGATTTTATTGACCCGGCTGATATCACCATCTATCGGCAACTTGCCGGTGGGGTGACGACTTCCAATATCCTGCACGGGTCTGCCAATCCTATTGGTGGACAGAATCAAGTCATTAAATTGCGCTGGGGGGCTTCTGCCGAGGCGCTGAAAATGGATGGAGCACCTGCCGGCATTAAATTTGCCTTGGGCGAGAACGTCAAGCAATCCAATTGGAGTGAGCCCACCAATCGCTACCCACAGACGCGGATGGGGGTTGAGCAATTGATGCGCGATCGATTCGAGGCAGCGCTGTCGTACCAGCAGGAACATGCGGAGTGGCGCAAGACATCGGGCCGCTTACCACCGCGTCGCGACTTGGAGTTGGATGCAATCGTGGAGATCTTGGAGGGCGAACGCTGGATCCACTGCCACAGCTACCGACAAGACGAAATCCTGACCATGTTACGCGTGCTTGAGGACTATCAGATCACCATTGGGTCGCTGCAGCACATTCTGGAGGGCTACAAAGTGGCTGATGCCATGGCCAAACACGGTGCCACCGGATCCACTTTTTCTGACTGGTGGGCCTACAAAATGGAGGTCTTCGACGCCATTCCCTTCAATGGCGCATTGATGCATCGGGCTGGCGTCGTCGTGTCGTTCAACTCCGATGATGCGGAACTGGCTCGGCATCTTAATCACGAAGCGGCCAAAGCGGTCAAATATGGTGGCTTATCGCCCGAGGAAGCATTGAAATTCGTGACGCTCAATCCGGCCAAACAGCTGCGAATTGATGCGATGGTGGGTTCGCTAGAACCGGGAAAACAGGCCGACTTTGTCATCTGGAATCGCTCGCCGCTATCGACGATGTCGGTGTGCCAGCAAACCTGGATCGATGGACGATGCTATTTCGATCGCGAGGAGGATGTTTCGCGGCAACAACGCGATGCGGAACTGCACCGAAAACTGGTGCAAAGTGCTCAGGGGGGCGGTGCGAATAGCGGCAGTGGCAGCCACCGAGAAGATCCTTCCACATGGTGGGTGCGATTCGATGAATTCTGCCATCATGGGCACCATGAACATGATCACGCACACGATCACGAACACTAG
- a CDS encoding sigma-70 family RNA polymerase sigma factor, with protein MPESFWPETPPTSELLLQAQGGNSQAIEQLLTRHRDSLRRMVDLRLDQKIKRRVDVSDVVQDVLIEANRRLQAYMLDPVMPFHLWIRQIAKDRIIDAHRRHRVSGKRSVDREQPLARPATFDQSTIELVAQLQDHQLTPAAAATQREMAIHVQAAIERLDERNREIILMRHFEQLSNQEVAQCLGLSEPAASMRYLRALKRLRLLLDGNPNSAPS; from the coding sequence ATGCCCGAATCATTTTGGCCTGAAACGCCCCCGACGAGCGAATTGCTACTGCAGGCCCAGGGTGGAAACTCCCAGGCCATTGAGCAACTTTTGACTCGACACCGCGACTCATTGCGACGCATGGTAGACCTACGGCTCGATCAAAAAATCAAACGTCGCGTGGACGTAAGCGATGTCGTGCAGGATGTCCTGATCGAGGCGAATCGTCGCCTGCAGGCCTACATGCTCGATCCAGTCATGCCGTTTCATTTGTGGATCCGGCAGATCGCCAAAGATCGAATTATCGATGCGCACCGTCGCCATCGCGTCTCCGGCAAACGGAGTGTTGACCGGGAGCAACCGCTGGCGCGACCGGCCACCTTCGATCAATCCACCATTGAATTGGTCGCGCAGCTGCAGGATCATCAGCTCACCCCTGCCGCGGCAGCCACGCAGCGCGAGATGGCCATTCATGTTCAGGCGGCCATCGAACGGCTGGACGAACGCAATCGAGAAATCATCTTGATGCGGCACTTCGAACAACTGAGCAACCAAGAGGTTGCGCAGTGCCTGGGACTTTCTGAACCGGCTGCCAGCATGCGTTACCTGCGCGCCCTGAAGCGTCTGCGATTGCTGCTCGATGGAAACCCCAACTCCGCACCGTCCTGA
- a CDS encoding serine/threonine-protein kinase, with protein MDHEENSEIHLQNLSPQELALADLVSRLTDRVQAGETIDFEQICRESPEHADELKELWGAILVTHAVAVETRIWASPANVAEEVSRGFTVPKLPFIIGDYELLEVIGRGGMGVVYRAQQRSLNRTVAVKMIHDDRPSSLENRQRFFAEAEATARLEHPGIVPVFEVAEHEGHPFFSMQFVPGETLAERLKQGPLPQRLAAKVMVDVARAIHYAHDQGVLHRDIKPSNILIDEFDRVRVTDFGLAKLSDSADSLTRSGAVIGTPSYMSPEQASGRTPLLGPRSDVYSLGTVLYHSLTGRPPFIADSPMELALQVLELDPPPVRLLEPGLDRDLEMIVSKSLQKPPDLRYKSAGALADDLESFLRDEPVQARSGKLGQVAARWFRETHHAIVLENWGLLWMWHSLVLLIVCVATEILNWLGSENRLSYAALWVVGLGTWAAVFWALRRRMGPVTFVERQIAHIWGASLIAIAALTPLEWLLDLAPLTLSPILALVGGMVFFIKAGILAGWFYIQAACLLITSFLMALLPDYAHLIFGLISAACFFLPGLKYYRQRRANELSTHRSRNA; from the coding sequence GTGGACCACGAAGAAAATTCCGAGATCCACCTGCAAAACCTCTCGCCGCAAGAGCTGGCCTTAGCAGATTTAGTCAGCCGACTGACCGACCGTGTGCAGGCAGGTGAAACGATTGACTTCGAGCAGATCTGCCGCGAGTCACCAGAACATGCAGATGAACTGAAGGAGCTGTGGGGCGCCATCCTAGTCACGCATGCCGTAGCAGTTGAGACGCGAATTTGGGCTTCCCCGGCCAACGTCGCTGAAGAAGTCAGCCGTGGCTTTACCGTTCCCAAGCTCCCCTTTATTATCGGCGACTACGAATTGCTCGAGGTCATCGGCCGTGGCGGAATGGGCGTCGTCTATCGCGCTCAACAGAGGAGTTTGAATCGTACGGTTGCGGTAAAGATGATTCACGACGATCGCCCATCGAGTCTTGAGAATCGCCAGCGTTTTTTCGCAGAAGCGGAAGCTACCGCCAGACTGGAACACCCAGGCATCGTTCCGGTATTCGAAGTGGCAGAACACGAAGGTCATCCCTTCTTTAGCATGCAGTTCGTGCCAGGCGAAACCCTGGCAGAGCGTCTCAAGCAGGGCCCGCTACCGCAACGGCTGGCCGCCAAGGTGATGGTCGACGTCGCACGGGCAATTCATTACGCGCACGACCAAGGAGTACTGCACCGAGACATCAAGCCCTCCAATATCCTGATCGATGAGTTTGACCGCGTGCGCGTCACCGATTTCGGCCTCGCGAAGCTCTCCGATTCCGCAGACAGTCTCACGCGATCAGGGGCGGTGATTGGAACCCCCAGTTACATGTCGCCCGAACAAGCCTCCGGACGGACTCCGTTGCTCGGGCCGCGTTCGGACGTGTATAGCTTGGGAACGGTGTTGTACCATTCGCTCACTGGACGGCCACCGTTTATCGCAGACTCCCCCATGGAGTTAGCCCTGCAAGTCTTGGAGCTCGACCCACCACCGGTGCGTCTACTGGAGCCCGGTCTAGATCGTGACTTGGAGATGATCGTCTCGAAATCGTTGCAGAAGCCACCCGACTTGCGTTACAAGTCGGCAGGCGCCTTGGCAGACGACCTTGAGTCCTTTCTACGCGATGAACCCGTTCAGGCGCGAAGCGGCAAGCTGGGGCAGGTCGCAGCCCGTTGGTTCCGTGAAACGCATCACGCCATCGTGTTAGAGAATTGGGGATTGCTGTGGATGTGGCACAGTCTCGTGCTGCTCATCGTCTGTGTGGCTACCGAAATTCTCAATTGGTTGGGGAGTGAAAATCGGCTGAGTTACGCGGCGCTGTGGGTTGTTGGACTGGGGACTTGGGCGGCCGTCTTCTGGGCGTTGCGCCGCAGAATGGGTCCCGTCACCTTCGTAGAGCGGCAAATCGCCCACATTTGGGGCGCCAGCCTTATTGCCATCGCAGCTCTCACTCCCCTTGAATGGCTGCTCGACTTGGCACCGCTGACCCTTTCTCCCATTTTGGCGTTGGTGGGAGGCATGGTTTTTTTCATCAAAGCTGGAATTCTCGCCGGTTGGTTCTACATCCAAGCGGCCTGCTTATTAATCACCAGCTTCCTGATGGCTCTGCTGCCAGATTATGCGCACTTGATCTTTGGGCTCATATCCGCCGCTTGCTTCTTTCTACCGGGACTCAAGTATTATCGCCAACGTCGTGCGAATGAATTGTCTACCCATCGCTCTCGTAACGCTTAA